A genomic region of Methanosarcina thermophila TM-1 contains the following coding sequences:
- a CDS encoding CUB domain-containing protein: MPAASSESLAESKHPYANNFEYTWSNISEPGATEIRLHFSDLDIGRYDKLTILDKYGNDLVTYSGITKADFWTEWYVGDTLGVRLITSDQGTAYGFKIDKLESRSGTCISNNSLAESYHPYANNFEYKWPDISKPGATQIRIHFESLNLADTYDKLILYDKYDNKLVTYSRYQSGNDFWTEWYTGDTLKVKLITGSSGTAYGFKIDEVEGRSDMFISNSSLPESYHPYANNFVYKWPDISKPGATQMRLHFESLNLADTYDKLILYDKYDNVLKTYNAHLGINYQDFWTEWYTGDTLKVKLITGNSGTAYGFKIDKGEIKNDKNVTTVFTESAKALDPTTEKVGNNSGEYSDDLKKFMDRFHSVSVEIAVTLNILEEEDNQSWMYRNIQWVFSGIGTSLGASLVIILMKRLKDKKIRQ; encoded by the coding sequence ATGCCTGCAGCATCATCTGAATCTTTAGCCGAGTCTAAGCATCCTTATGCAAACAACTTTGAATATACATGGTCTAATATAAGCGAACCTGGTGCGACTGAAATAAGGCTTCATTTTTCAGATTTAGATATTGGTAGGTACGATAAGTTAACTATTTTAGATAAGTATGGAAATGATCTTGTAACCTATTCTGGCATCACAAAAGCAGACTTCTGGACAGAATGGTATGTAGGGGATACGTTAGGAGTTAGGCTCATCACAAGCGATCAAGGGACTGCCTATGGGTTTAAAATTGACAAATTAGAAAGCAGGTCAGGTACGTGTATATCTAATAACTCTTTAGCCGAGTCATACCATCCTTATGCAAACAACTTTGAATATAAATGGCCTGATATAAGCAAGCCTGGTGCCACTCAGATACGAATCCATTTTGAAAGCCTTAATCTTGCTGACACCTACGATAAACTCATTCTTTATGATAAGTATGACAATAAACTTGTGACCTATAGTCGTTATCAGTCAGGTAATGATTTCTGGACGGAATGGTACACAGGAGATACATTAAAAGTTAAACTTATAACAGGTAGCTCGGGGACTGCATACGGGTTCAAAATTGACGAAGTAGAGGGCAGATCAGATATGTTCATATCTAATAGCTCTTTACCCGAGTCATATCATCCTTATGCGAACAATTTTGTATATAAATGGCCTGATATAAGCAAACCTGGTGCCACTCAGATGCGACTCCACTTCGAAAGCCTTAATCTTGCTGACACCTACGATAAACTCATTCTTTATGATAAGTATGATAATGTACTTAAAACATACAACGCTCATCTTGGTATTAACTATCAGGATTTCTGGACAGAATGGTACACAGGAGATACATTAAAAGTTAAACTTATAACAGGTAACTCGGGGACTGCTTATGGTTTCAAAATTGATAAAGGCGAAATTAAAAATGATAAAAACGTAACAACTGTTTTTACTGAATCTGCAAAAGCATTGGATCCTACTACTGAAAAAGTTGGGAATAATTCTGGAGAATATTCTGATGACCTAAAAAAATTCATGGATCGTTTCCATAGTGTGAGTGTAGAGATTGCAGTTACTTTGAATATCTTAGAAGAAGAGGATAACCAATCATGGATGTATAGAAATATACAATGGGTTTTTAGCGGAATAGGTACTTCGCTTGGTGCTTCGCTTGTTATAATACTTATGAAAAGATTGAAAGATAAAAAAATCAGACAATGA
- a CDS encoding helix-turn-helix transcriptional regulator has product MLSPHYNLFGGVRIGAKIGLTELILRSEKRRDLLIFLKDGPKSIDEIQAHLHVNSVYILPQLKKLKDRNLVIQKDHTYELSIMGKAIVDKMPPLLETLEVFEDNFDYWSQRNLEGIPPVLRSRIGELKDCKLIRPDLSHMFELDPEYVENLLLSRKVFGFSSYFHPSFIPLYLELAKKEAEISIMLTEPVLKRFKTDHLENLKTLINFGHVSLSLFTKDPKLAGFTVTDRFLLLTVLPKIKFFEHESLLSFRPEALRWGTDLFSHLQKEAVQIKEI; this is encoded by the coding sequence ATGCTGTCTCCTCATTATAATCTTTTTGGAGGTGTTAGGATAGGCGCAAAAATTGGGTTAACAGAACTGATCCTTCGGTCTGAAAAGCGCAGGGATCTACTTATTTTCCTTAAAGACGGACCCAAATCCATAGATGAGATCCAGGCACATCTGCATGTAAATTCGGTCTACATTCTTCCCCAGCTCAAAAAACTGAAGGATAGAAATCTGGTCATACAGAAAGACCACACTTATGAGCTTTCTATTATGGGAAAAGCGATTGTAGATAAAATGCCTCCTCTTTTAGAAACCCTGGAAGTATTTGAAGATAATTTCGATTACTGGTCACAGAGGAATCTCGAAGGAATTCCTCCAGTCCTGCGAAGTCGAATAGGAGAGTTGAAGGACTGTAAGCTTATCCGTCCGGATCTGAGTCATATGTTTGAACTGGACCCCGAGTATGTAGAAAACCTTCTCCTTTCAAGGAAGGTTTTCGGTTTCAGTTCCTATTTCCATCCCTCGTTTATCCCTCTCTACCTGGAGCTTGCAAAAAAAGAGGCTGAAATTTCTATAATGCTCACCGAACCCGTATTAAAAAGGTTTAAAACCGACCATCTGGAAAATTTGAAAACTCTGATTAATTTTGGACATGTCAGCCTTTCCCTTTTCACGAAAGATCCAAAACTTGCAGGTTTCACTGTTACAGACAGATTCTTACTGCTCACCGTTCTTCCAAAGATAAAGTTCTTTGAACACGAAAGCCTGTTAAGTTTCAGACCCGAAGCTCTCAGATGGGGTACAGACCTTTTTTCGCATCTGCAAAAGGAAGCCGTTCAGATAAAGGAGATATGA